From Carya illinoinensis cultivar Pawnee chromosome 5, C.illinoinensisPawnee_v1, whole genome shotgun sequence, one genomic window encodes:
- the LOC122310517 gene encoding uncharacterized protein LOC122310517 isoform X1: MPPRAVKRFFTASTAALKKRPLLRQSVSVSREPSVPPIEEEKGLERLELEDNDRQFEAEENGGGNLDMEEFVEMDGGNEEDGGVERIDADGMIEEIVEVEVEEEEEVEEEEEVVEEHVGDEHEEIGDYEEEHHDVVKERRKRKEFEVFVGGLDRDATEEDLRKVFSQVGMITEVRLLKNPVTHKNKGFAFLRFETVEQARRAIYELKHPVVNGKQCGVAPSQDSDTLFVGNICKTWEKDILKEKLAHYGVYKYEDLTLVEDMNNEGMNRGFAFLDFSCRADALEACKRLQKRDVVFGTDRTARVAFADTFIEPDDEIMSHVRTVFLDSLPPAWDEDHVKNYLKKFGKIEKVELARNMPAAKRTDFGFITFDSHDAAVACVDGVNNAELGDGDRKLKVRARLSRPRQRGKSARQARGGYVVAYGSGRGDRGSWGSSISRIDRHRSIDHGGRSIQSRGDGVSNRSYGPRDRDVSYGLGSGQRYSSPERSYGRRSTVQIYGKTGSKRDYILEDEVLSRPADFGRAPFNRISYRDAYPSRGSGYSGSPPRKVSRAATHRPSPPYDDYGYGRYVERPSNYRDSYIRDYSSTTSSKRPHSAIEEDHSHYAEASIRQSRASFDYGGSSSDLPYSDKSYGSNFTRLGRGSRPAYNEGSRRSTGHSHGVYVTKTSTMGYKRVLTDEISRRDREGAYTRYGRDYMSRDYEPSRSDLDEGAYPPDYPSRRLDDDYFSGRSSGSYY, encoded by the exons ATGCCTCCACGCGCTGTTAAGCGGTTCTTCACGGCCTCCACTGCTGCTCTTAAGAAGAGGCCTCTGCTCCGACAAAGCGTATCCGTATCACGCGAACCCTCGGTCCCTCCTATCGAAG AAGAAAAGGGATTAGAAAGACTAGAGCTTGAAGATAATGATCGGCAGTTTGAAgcagaagagaatggtggtggaaACTTAGACATGGAAGAGTTTGTAGAGATGGATGGTGGAAATGAGGAAGATGGGGGGGTAGAGAGAATTGATGCGGATGGCATGATTGAAGAAATTGTGGAAGTCGaggtggaagaagaagaggaagtggaggaggaggaagaagtgGTTGAGGAGCATGTTGGGGATGAGCATGAAGAAATAGGGGACTATGAGGAAGAGCATCATGATGTGGTTAAAGAGAGGAGGAAACGCAAGGAATTTGAAGTATTTGTAGGGGGGTTGGACCGGGATGCTACCGAGGAAGATCTTAGAAAGGTTTTTAGCCAGGTGGGTATGATCACTGAAGTCAGACTTCTGAAGAATCCAGTAACTCATAAGAACAAGGGCTTCGCTTTCTTGCGGTTTGAGACTGTTGAGCAGGCTAGACGGGCTATTTATGAACTTAAGCACCCGGTG GTTAATGGGAAGCAATGTGGGGTGGCTCCAAGTCAAGATAGTGACACTCTCTTTGTTGGTAACATATGCAAAACATGGGAAAAGGACATT TTGAAAGAAAAGCTTGCTCATTATGGAGTCTATAAATACGAGGACTTGACTCTAGTCGAGGATATGAACAATGAGGGGATGAATCGAGGCTTTGCTTTTTTAGATTTCTCGTGCAGGGCAGATGCCTTGGAAGCCTGCAAGAGATTGCAAAAGAGGGACGTTGTTTTTGGTACAGACAGAACGGCCAGGGTTGCATTTGCAGATACCTTCATTGAACCAGATGATGAAATTATGTCACAT GTAAGGACAGTATTCCTTGATAGTTTGCCTCCTGCTTGGGATGAGGATCACGTCAAGAACTATCTCAAAAAGTTTGGGAAGATTGAAAAGGTGGAACTTGCTCGGAATATGCCAGCTGCTAAAAGAACCGATTTTGGTTTTATAACATTTGACTCGCATGATGCTGCTGTGGCTTGTGTTGATGGTGTAAATAATGCTGAGCTTGGTGACGGAGATAGGAAG TTAAAGGTTCGGGCAAGGTTGTCTAGACCACGCCAAAGAGGTAAGTCAGCTAGACAGGCTCGGGGAGGCTATGTTGTTGCATATGGCAGTGGTCGGGGTGACAGGGGTTCCTGGGGCTCTAGTATTTCTCGCATTGATCGTCACAGGTCTATAGATCATGGTGGGAGAAGTATTCAAAGTCGTGGTGATGGTGTTTCTAACCGATCATATGGTCCGAGGGACAGAGATGTATCATATGGTCTTGGGAGTGGACAGCGATATTCTTCACCAGAGAGATCATACGGTAGAAGGTCCACCG TTCAAATTTATGGAAAGACCGGCTCAAAGAGGGACTACATCCTGGAAGACGAAGTATTATCCAGGCCAGCTGATTTTGGTCGAGCTCCTTTCAATAGAATTTCTTATAGAGATGCTTACCCATCACGTGGATCTGGGTACTCAGGAAGTCCTCCAAGGAAGGTTTCTCGGGCTGCCACTCATAGACCATCTCCTCCTTACGATGATTATGGCTATGGAAGATATGTGGAACGACCCTCAAACTATCGCGACAGTTATATCCGTGATTACAGTTCTACCACCAGCTCAAAGCGTCCCCATTCTGCAATT GAGGAAGATCATTCTCATTATGCTGAAGCCTCAATTAGGCAATCACGAGCCAGTTTTGATTATGGGGGAAGCAGTTCTGACTTGCCTTACAGCGACAAGTCTTATGGAAGTAACTTTACAAG GCTGGGCCGTGGGTCTCGTCCTGCGTACAATGAAGGTAGTCGGAGATCTACAGGGCATTCTCATGGAGTGTATGTCACAAAAACATCCACAATGGGTTACAAAAGAG TTCTAACAGATGAGATTAGTAGAAGAGACAGAGAAGGGGCGTATACCAGATATGGAAGGGATTATATGTCTAGGGATTATGAGCCTTCTCGATCAGAT CTAGATGAAGGGGCATATCCTCCTGATTACCCCTCACGTCGCTTGGATGATGACTACTTCAGTGGCAGAAGTTCAGGCTCATATTATTAA
- the LOC122310517 gene encoding uncharacterized protein LOC122310517 isoform X2, which translates to MPPRAVKRFFTASTAALKKRPLLRQSVSVSREPSVPPIEEKGLERLELEDNDRQFEAEENGGGNLDMEEFVEMDGGNEEDGGVERIDADGMIEEIVEVEVEEEEEVEEEEEVVEEHVGDEHEEIGDYEEEHHDVVKERRKRKEFEVFVGGLDRDATEEDLRKVFSQVGMITEVRLLKNPVTHKNKGFAFLRFETVEQARRAIYELKHPVVNGKQCGVAPSQDSDTLFVGNICKTWEKDILKEKLAHYGVYKYEDLTLVEDMNNEGMNRGFAFLDFSCRADALEACKRLQKRDVVFGTDRTARVAFADTFIEPDDEIMSHVRTVFLDSLPPAWDEDHVKNYLKKFGKIEKVELARNMPAAKRTDFGFITFDSHDAAVACVDGVNNAELGDGDRKLKVRARLSRPRQRGKSARQARGGYVVAYGSGRGDRGSWGSSISRIDRHRSIDHGGRSIQSRGDGVSNRSYGPRDRDVSYGLGSGQRYSSPERSYGRRSTVQIYGKTGSKRDYILEDEVLSRPADFGRAPFNRISYRDAYPSRGSGYSGSPPRKVSRAATHRPSPPYDDYGYGRYVERPSNYRDSYIRDYSSTTSSKRPHSAIEEDHSHYAEASIRQSRASFDYGGSSSDLPYSDKSYGSNFTRLGRGSRPAYNEGSRRSTGHSHGVYVTKTSTMGYKRVLTDEISRRDREGAYTRYGRDYMSRDYEPSRSDLDEGAYPPDYPSRRLDDDYFSGRSSGSYY; encoded by the exons ATGCCTCCACGCGCTGTTAAGCGGTTCTTCACGGCCTCCACTGCTGCTCTTAAGAAGAGGCCTCTGCTCCGACAAAGCGTATCCGTATCACGCGAACCCTCGGTCCCTCCTATCGAAG AAAAGGGATTAGAAAGACTAGAGCTTGAAGATAATGATCGGCAGTTTGAAgcagaagagaatggtggtggaaACTTAGACATGGAAGAGTTTGTAGAGATGGATGGTGGAAATGAGGAAGATGGGGGGGTAGAGAGAATTGATGCGGATGGCATGATTGAAGAAATTGTGGAAGTCGaggtggaagaagaagaggaagtggaggaggaggaagaagtgGTTGAGGAGCATGTTGGGGATGAGCATGAAGAAATAGGGGACTATGAGGAAGAGCATCATGATGTGGTTAAAGAGAGGAGGAAACGCAAGGAATTTGAAGTATTTGTAGGGGGGTTGGACCGGGATGCTACCGAGGAAGATCTTAGAAAGGTTTTTAGCCAGGTGGGTATGATCACTGAAGTCAGACTTCTGAAGAATCCAGTAACTCATAAGAACAAGGGCTTCGCTTTCTTGCGGTTTGAGACTGTTGAGCAGGCTAGACGGGCTATTTATGAACTTAAGCACCCGGTG GTTAATGGGAAGCAATGTGGGGTGGCTCCAAGTCAAGATAGTGACACTCTCTTTGTTGGTAACATATGCAAAACATGGGAAAAGGACATT TTGAAAGAAAAGCTTGCTCATTATGGAGTCTATAAATACGAGGACTTGACTCTAGTCGAGGATATGAACAATGAGGGGATGAATCGAGGCTTTGCTTTTTTAGATTTCTCGTGCAGGGCAGATGCCTTGGAAGCCTGCAAGAGATTGCAAAAGAGGGACGTTGTTTTTGGTACAGACAGAACGGCCAGGGTTGCATTTGCAGATACCTTCATTGAACCAGATGATGAAATTATGTCACAT GTAAGGACAGTATTCCTTGATAGTTTGCCTCCTGCTTGGGATGAGGATCACGTCAAGAACTATCTCAAAAAGTTTGGGAAGATTGAAAAGGTGGAACTTGCTCGGAATATGCCAGCTGCTAAAAGAACCGATTTTGGTTTTATAACATTTGACTCGCATGATGCTGCTGTGGCTTGTGTTGATGGTGTAAATAATGCTGAGCTTGGTGACGGAGATAGGAAG TTAAAGGTTCGGGCAAGGTTGTCTAGACCACGCCAAAGAGGTAAGTCAGCTAGACAGGCTCGGGGAGGCTATGTTGTTGCATATGGCAGTGGTCGGGGTGACAGGGGTTCCTGGGGCTCTAGTATTTCTCGCATTGATCGTCACAGGTCTATAGATCATGGTGGGAGAAGTATTCAAAGTCGTGGTGATGGTGTTTCTAACCGATCATATGGTCCGAGGGACAGAGATGTATCATATGGTCTTGGGAGTGGACAGCGATATTCTTCACCAGAGAGATCATACGGTAGAAGGTCCACCG TTCAAATTTATGGAAAGACCGGCTCAAAGAGGGACTACATCCTGGAAGACGAAGTATTATCCAGGCCAGCTGATTTTGGTCGAGCTCCTTTCAATAGAATTTCTTATAGAGATGCTTACCCATCACGTGGATCTGGGTACTCAGGAAGTCCTCCAAGGAAGGTTTCTCGGGCTGCCACTCATAGACCATCTCCTCCTTACGATGATTATGGCTATGGAAGATATGTGGAACGACCCTCAAACTATCGCGACAGTTATATCCGTGATTACAGTTCTACCACCAGCTCAAAGCGTCCCCATTCTGCAATT GAGGAAGATCATTCTCATTATGCTGAAGCCTCAATTAGGCAATCACGAGCCAGTTTTGATTATGGGGGAAGCAGTTCTGACTTGCCTTACAGCGACAAGTCTTATGGAAGTAACTTTACAAG GCTGGGCCGTGGGTCTCGTCCTGCGTACAATGAAGGTAGTCGGAGATCTACAGGGCATTCTCATGGAGTGTATGTCACAAAAACATCCACAATGGGTTACAAAAGAG TTCTAACAGATGAGATTAGTAGAAGAGACAGAGAAGGGGCGTATACCAGATATGGAAGGGATTATATGTCTAGGGATTATGAGCCTTCTCGATCAGAT CTAGATGAAGGGGCATATCCTCCTGATTACCCCTCACGTCGCTTGGATGATGACTACTTCAGTGGCAGAAGTTCAGGCTCATATTATTAA